From Senegalia massiliensis, a single genomic window includes:
- the rlmB gene encoding 23S rRNA (guanosine(2251)-2'-O)-methyltransferase RlmB: protein MNTNDYIEGRNPVIEALKSGREIEKIFIEDGNKTGSINEIKKLAKSRGIIIQYVHKNKLNQISSTNSHQGVIAISSSHTYKNIEDVFALAKRRNEDPFIIILDEIKDPHNLGSIMRTAECVGAHGIIIPKRRSVGLTSTVAKTSAGAIEYMPVVKVPNIANTIDVLKQEGVWIYGADMDGSADYYNMNLTGPIGIVIGSEGSGIGRLVKEKCDDLVKIPIKGKVSSLNASVAASIIMYDVNRQRGLKK from the coding sequence ATGAATACAAATGATTATATAGAAGGAAGAAATCCAGTTATAGAAGCATTAAAATCTGGCAGAGAAATAGAGAAAATATTTATAGAAGATGGAAATAAAACAGGTTCCATAAATGAGATTAAGAAATTAGCTAAATCTCGTGGGATTATAATTCAATATGTTCATAAAAATAAACTTAATCAAATTAGCAGCACAAATTCTCATCAAGGGGTCATAGCAATTTCTTCAAGTCATACTTATAAAAATATAGAAGATGTATTTGCACTTGCTAAAAGAAGAAATGAAGATCCTTTTATAATTATATTAGATGAAATTAAAGATCCTCATAACTTAGGTTCCATAATGAGAACAGCAGAATGTGTAGGGGCTCATGGAATAATAATTCCTAAGAGGAGGTCTGTAGGACTTACTTCTACAGTTGCAAAAACATCAGCAGGAGCAATAGAGTATATGCCAGTAGTTAAAGTGCCTAATATAGCTAATACAATAGATGTTTTAAAACAAGAAGGTGTTTGGATATATGGAGCAGACATGGATGGAAGTGCTGATTATTATAACATGAACTTGACAGGTCCTATTGGAATAGTTATAGGTAGTGAAGGTAGCGGGATTGGAAGATTAGTAAAAGAAAAATGTGATGATCTAGTAAAAATACCTATAAAAGGAAAAGTATCATCTTTAAATGCCTCTGTTGCAGCTTCTATTATAATGTATGATGTAAACAGACAAAGAGGATTGAAAAAATGA
- a CDS encoding Mini-ribonuclease 3 produces MEKGNIDNIYEKIWSERDVNMLSPLQLAYIGDAVYEVFIRRFLLEDKLLSVNELHKRAIEFVKAKAQSDIVHELMNVLTEEEIRVVKRGRNTKSQTVPKNANVSDYRYATGFEALVGYLYLLDRQDRIKELFHMIIEN; encoded by the coding sequence ATGGAAAAGGGAAATATAGATAATATATATGAAAAAATATGGAGTGAGAGAGACGTTAATATGCTCTCTCCTTTACAACTTGCTTATATAGGTGATGCAGTTTATGAAGTGTTTATCAGAAGATTTTTATTGGAAGATAAATTACTTTCCGTAAATGAGCTTCATAAACGAGCTATAGAGTTTGTAAAAGCAAAAGCACAATCTGACATAGTGCATGAATTAATGAACGTTTTAACAGAAGAAGAAATTAGAGTTGTTAAAAGAGGTAGAAATACTAAATCACAAACTGTGCCTAAAAATGCCAATGTATCAGATTATAGATATGCAACTGGTTTTGAAGCATTAGTAGGATATTTATATTTATTAGATAGACAAGATAGAATTAAAGAGTTATTTCATATGATAATAGAAAATTAA
- the cysS gene encoding cysteine--tRNA ligase, with amino-acid sequence MKLYNSLTRKKEEFIPLNKDKVTMYVCGPTVYNYIHVGNARPLIVFDVLRRFLKTKGYKVDYLVNFTDIDDKMIEKANEEGKTVKEIADKFIQEYTVDANNLQILEGETIHPRATENIDEIIEFIEELEKKGFAYNVNGDVYFDISKWHNYGKLSNKNIEELQSGARIGVNTEKRNPVDFALWKSKKEGEPFWKSPWGEGRPGWHIECSVMARKYLGDTIDIHAGGHDLEFPHHENEIAQSESLTGKPFANYWLHNAMINVEDIKMSKSKLNFFTVRGISEEYDLEIVRYFILSSHYRSPINFSREILEQSKNGLDRLYNGKNKLKDLLDTSDRQDTNVDSKIKEKIDGFKVEFNNSMEDDLNTSDALSKVFELIKYTNTNLNSDVSYGTLKYSYDALTQLSDILGLLYKENEILDEEITLLIEKRLEARKNKDYALADKIRDDLKEKGIILEDTKRGTKWKREI; translated from the coding sequence ATGAAATTATATAATAGTTTAACTAGAAAAAAGGAAGAATTTATACCTTTAAATAAGGATAAGGTGACAATGTATGTATGTGGACCGACAGTATATAATTATATCCATGTAGGTAATGCGAGGCCACTTATAGTTTTTGATGTCTTAAGGAGGTTTCTTAAGACAAAAGGATATAAAGTGGACTATCTTGTTAATTTTACAGATATAGATGATAAAATGATTGAGAAAGCAAATGAAGAAGGAAAAACAGTAAAAGAAATTGCAGATAAGTTTATACAAGAATATACTGTAGATGCTAATAATCTTCAAATATTAGAAGGTGAAACAATACATCCTAGAGCTACAGAAAATATCGATGAGATAATAGAATTTATAGAAGAATTAGAAAAGAAAGGATTTGCTTATAATGTAAATGGAGATGTATATTTTGATATTAGCAAATGGCATAATTATGGAAAGTTATCAAATAAAAATATAGAGGAATTACAGTCAGGGGCTAGAATAGGTGTAAATACAGAAAAAAGAAATCCGGTAGATTTTGCTCTTTGGAAAAGCAAAAAAGAAGGAGAACCTTTTTGGAAAAGTCCATGGGGCGAAGGAAGACCAGGATGGCATATTGAATGTTCTGTCATGGCAAGAAAGTATTTAGGAGATACTATTGATATACATGCTGGAGGGCATGATTTAGAATTCCCACATCATGAAAATGAAATAGCTCAATCAGAAAGCCTTACTGGCAAACCATTTGCTAACTATTGGCTTCACAATGCAATGATAAATGTAGAAGATATAAAAATGAGTAAGTCTAAATTAAACTTTTTTACAGTGAGAGGCATAAGTGAAGAATATGATCTAGAAATAGTAAGGTATTTTATTTTATCTAGTCATTATAGAAGTCCAATAAACTTTAGTAGAGAAATACTTGAGCAATCAAAAAATGGTCTCGATAGACTTTATAATGGAAAAAACAAATTGAAAGATCTTCTAGATACTTCTGATAGACAAGATACAAATGTTGATAGTAAAATAAAAGAAAAAATAGATGGATTTAAAGTTGAATTTAACAATAGTATGGAAGATGATTTAAATACTTCTGATGCTTTATCAAAGGTATTTGAACTTATTAAATATACTAATACAAATTTAAATAGTGATGTTTCTTATGGTACTTTAAAATATAGCTATGATGCTCTAACTCAGTTAAGTGATATATTAGGGTTATTATATAAGGAAAATGAAATTCTAGATGAAGAGATAACTTTATTAATTGAAAAAAGACTGGAAGCAAGAAAAAATAAAGATTATGCTTTAGCAGATAAAATAAGAGATGATTTAAAAGAAAAGGGTATAATATTAGAAGATACAAAGAGAGGTACTAAATGGAAAAGGGAAATATAG
- the cysE gene encoding serine O-acetyltransferase: MFSSIREDINAIYKRDPAAKNFIEILLCYPGLHAVILHRVSHYLYNKNIYLLARIISQISRSFTGIEIHPGAKIGKRVFIDHGMGVVIGETTEIGNDVVIYQGVTLGGTGKEEGKRHPTIGNNVVISSGAKVLGPFKVNDFAKIGAGAVVLKEVPEYATIVGIPGEVVLRKKVTPISDLDLDQTKFPDPIADKFKDMDNRIKELERKLIREE, encoded by the coding sequence ATGTTTTCTAGTATAAGAGAAGATATAAATGCAATATATAAAAGAGATCCAGCAGCTAAAAATTTCATAGAAATATTATTATGTTATCCAGGATTACATGCGGTCATACTTCATAGAGTATCTCACTATTTATATAATAAAAATATATATTTATTAGCTAGGATTATATCTCAAATATCAAGATCTTTTACAGGGATAGAAATTCATCCCGGTGCTAAAATAGGTAAGAGAGTATTTATAGATCATGGTATGGGAGTAGTAATAGGTGAAACTACTGAAATAGGTAATGATGTAGTTATATATCAAGGAGTAACTTTAGGTGGTACAGGAAAAGAGGAAGGTAAAAGACATCCTACTATTGGTAATAATGTAGTAATAAGTAGTGGAGCAAAGGTATTAGGTCCTTTTAAGGTAAATGATTTTGCTAAAATTGGAGCTGGTGCAGTTGTGTTAAAAGAAGTACCAGAGTATGCAACAATAGTGGGAATACCTGGTGAAGTAGTTCTTAGAAAGAAAGTTACACCTATATCAGATTTAGATCTTGATCAAACAAAATTTCCTGATCCTATAGCAGATAAATTTAAGGATATGGATAATAGAATAAAAGAATTAGAAAGAAAATTAATAAGGGAGGAATAA